The Prionailurus bengalensis isolate Pbe53 chromosome D2, Fcat_Pben_1.1_paternal_pri, whole genome shotgun sequence genome window below encodes:
- the MKI67 gene encoding proliferation marker protein Ki-67 isoform X5, translated as MGPTGRLVTIKRSGADGPHFPLSLSTCLFGRGIECDIRIQLPVVSKQHCKIEINGREAMLFNFSSTNPTQVNGSTIEGPVQLKHGDVITVVDRSFRYENESHEDRRKSTEFPGQRRKQESLHRVSRSSLSSDPDGKLQDSDARSRASEDSVSGRPLKNVQAAGTVSGGCEDWVASRTPNVVHPSELAGGNSRNTTDPTGRDSKEDFSITLASCKGDLKPLPSTRGLENGANNESPFKKLYESMKEELDAKSEKGDVLQSGKKSGTRSHRPPEKECSGGLQGGTQVPGSLKSRPRSGRSTQMKADPALGEQGISQTEDRRRGEEAGETPKETRGPIVPPEEMTETKTLAQRSPQTSRKRQREDMTVASGSASVNLDQKEGFRTDDNKTFTPRKSLTRNQTPAKVENADNVRDTPENLFSKRRRSIPTSVDILTPEPETQNHAILAPLPVQVERKIPNSSVHQPEKVGAAVGRMHSGLPGRSSVDTSNFGDSINKTEGTPLKRRRVSFGGRLKPELFDENLPPNTPLKRGETPRRSLVSHTPPVLKKIIKVGSTDRPQASGKEDSSGLHLEVTAQPQFAGSPARDPTGTSPGARDPRRRSPKASSVSRGSKSHHTDVPKRGGRKSGGLLSKRTSIDRSQHDILQRIYSKRRSGASEANLVVAKSWADVVKLGAKQTQAKAVKHGPQRQPSKRPRKANTPKTPVSGVHSEFSTGHANSPCTIIIGKAHLEKVNVPARPYRMLNNFVINKKMDFNEDLSGLTEMFQTPAAKVKPQTMSLRPSAFSDSEDVVRKEFQVPDSGENPLLCTSETFGENVFPVTQNGPQEPSDKSLASPVLRRQSVRVNVNIEKTPGSGAPKATSGANRLRRSVGPRSIQMPGAGRKDEEAKMDTVENVPGRLLRKTPQREQKLEGAAKEQESYFEASENDTEPKENSEEVVAVRRSRRYSEQNQEPAADLTPLKTWQDTEPKEDLGGIQGLLRTPIRVQEPKEAENKTAEKRQKSSKLELAGTPAAMSIQLETPPQKVDLEEEPLALGKPIQMPGGSTHSHGEPAGGDRNSRLFNRTPEQKLSPAEKLPGSKRRPRTPKKKNHSLEDLAGLRELFQTPSHTDKPMTGHQTTKAPCKSPLPGPGNTPASQKRRLETPPQKVGLEEEPSALRKPTQTPGESTNSHREPGGDDEDINLFNKTPGQKPNPAVTGSKKRPRTPKKKAHSLEDLAGLRELFQTPNQTDKPMADDPTTKAPCKSPLAELVNTPASRRRLCKTPAQKVDLEKEASALQKSTQMPGESPHKQREPVGGDEYIGLFKETPKQELDPAENVAGRKRQSRTPKKKVQSLEDLVGLKELFQTPEHTPDPVTVDQTTRVPCKSPRAEPVNTPASRNRRLKTPQKVDLEEEPSALRKSTQMSGGSPHKHREPVGGDEDIGLFKETPKQELDPAENVAGSKRRPRTPKKKAHSLEDLDGLRGLFQTPDHTDKPMTGDQTTKAPCKSLLAGPGNTPASQKRWLETPPQKVGLEEKPSSLRKPTQMPGESTNSHREPGGDDEDINLFNKTPGQKPNPAVTKSKRWPRTPKKKAHSLEDLAGPRELFQTPNQTDKPMADDPTTKAPCKSPLAELVNTPASRRRLCKTPAQKVDLEEEASALQKSTQMPGGSPHKQREPVGSDEYIGLFKETPKQELDPAENVAGSKRRPRTPKKKVQSLEDLVGLKELFQTPSHTDKPMAGDQTTKTPCQSPLAGPGNKPTNRRRRLKTPPQKVDLEEEPSALRKPIQLPGESPHEHGKPVGGDADIGLFKDTPKPKLEPVRNVSRSKRQPRTPKKKIQSLEDLAGLKELFQTADPVTGDRTTKAPFQSPLAGPGNKPTNSRKRLKTPPQKADLKEEPSALRKPIQLPGESPHEHGKPVGGDADIGLFKDTPKPKLEPVRNVSRSKRQPRTPKKKIQSLEDLAGLKELFQTADPVTGDRTTKAPFQSPLAGPGNKPTNSRRRLKTPPQKADLKEEPSALRKPTQTPEESTHSLRESGGDDKDVKLFNRTAKQKLGPTENVTGRKNRPRAPNPTQPLEDLASFRESSPRPDHTKQRGDAGSIQGAPKQTPDGGKPVKPLARVRRAPRGKPVEDLAGHRDPVKSRSESSVSPSPKRKRGNEGGGPGTKRLRSVTPAQATAEEKPPVKKRRGAPREGRDPPEPLTAKRKLRIVAERMEVPGDLTSGKRESRTEGREVGRTTASPQQAMSLRSRRPNKTKLEEQRPEPVKAAADKVKTDRNDKKPRKTSQQTKPQSPEGRAKSSTPAGRVLASRMCLRSTRPRKVPLPDVAEEKQREKGVGVHVKNQEKEVTRRSDVMSLRSRKVKILPGGNALESESQQRVTRSAKRCAGNIKKDEDNACIKKIRTRSRRDNEDV; from the exons ATGGGTCCTACAGGACGCCTTGTTACCATCAAAAGGAGCGGGGCGGACGGCCCCCACTTTCCACTGAGCCTCAGCACCTGCTTGTTTGGAAG ggGTATTGAATGTGACATTCGCATCCAGCTCCCTGTAGTCTCAAAACAACATTGCAAAATTGAAATCAATGGGCGGGAG GCAATGCTGTTTAATTTCAGTTCCACGAATCCAACACAAGTCAATGGATCTACCATTGAGGGACCTGTACAACTAAAGCATGGAGATGTGATCACTGTTGTTGACCGTTCCTTCAG GTACGAAAATGAAAGTCACGAGGACAGAAGGAAGTCAACTGAATTCCCAGGACAAAGACGCAAACAG GAATCTCTGCATCGAGTCTCAAGATCTAGCCTCTCTTCCGACCCTG ACGGGAAGCTTCAAGATTCCGATGCCCGTTCAAGAGCCTCTGAAGACAGTGTTTCAGGAAGGCCTCTGAAGAATGTCCAAGCAGCGGGCACGGTCTCTGGTGGCTGTGAGGACTGGGTTGCAAGCAGAACACCTAATGTCGTTCATCCCTCGGAACTTGCTGGAGGTAACTCCAGAAATACCACGGATCCTACAGGCAGGGATTCTAAGGAAGATTTCAGCATAACGTTAGCGAGCTGTAAAGGAGACCTGAAGCCTTTACCCTCTACACGGGGTCTGGAGAATGGTGCAAACAATGAATCTCCCTTTAAGAAGCTTTACGAGTCAATGAAGGAAGAGCTTGATGCGAAATCAGAAAAAGGAGATGTGCTACAGAGCGGTAAAAAATCCGGAACGCGGAGTCATCGCCCACCAGAGAAAGAATGTTCTGGTGGTTTACAAGGTGGGACACAAGTCCCAGGGTCACTTAAATCCAGACCTAGGTCGGGTCGGAGCACCCAAATGAAGGCAGATCCTGCTTTGGGAGAACAAGGTATTAGCCAGACCGAGGACAGGAGACGAGGTGAGGAGGCTGGGGAGACTCCCAAGGAGACCAGGGGTCCCATCGTCCCTCCTGAGGAGATGACAGAAACCAAGACCCTGGCACAACGTTCCCCGCAGACCTCGCGGAAACGTCAGCGTGAAGACATGACGGTCGCCAGCGGAAGTGCGTCTGTGAATTTGGATCAAAAGGAAGGCTTCAGGACAGATGATAATAAGACGTTTACTCCTAGGAAGTCCTTAACCAGAAACCAAACACCCGCTAAAGTCGAAAACGCTGATAATGTTAGAGATACACCAGAAAACCTCTTTTCCAAAAGGAGGAGGAGTATTCCTACCAGTGTGGACATTCTTACGCCAGAACCAGAAACTCAGAATCACGCGATTTTAGCTCCGTTGCCCGTTCAAGTTGAAAGGAAGATTCCAAACAGTTCCGTCCACCAGCCTGAGAAAGTGGGCGCCGCTGTGGGGCGCATGCACTCTGGGTTACCTGGTCGTAGTTCAGTTGATACAAGCAACTTTGGAGACTCCATCA ATAAGACTGAGGGAACACCCCTGAAAAGAAGGCGGGTCTCCTTCGGTGGTCGTCTGAAGCCGGAGTTATTTGATGAAAACTTACCTCCTAATACACCTCTCAAGAGAGGAGAAACACCCAGAAGATCACTTGTAAGCCACACTCCACCTGTCCTGAAGAAAATCATCAAGGTAGGGTCAACG GACCGTCCTCAAGCATCGGGAAAAGAAGATTCTTCCGGACTCCATTTGGAAGTGACCGCACAACCGCAGTTCGCGGGATCTCCAGCTCGTGATCCGACCGGGACTTCTCCAGGTGCCCGTGACCCACGTCGCAGGTCACCCAAGGCGTCCTCCGTCTCCCGCGGCAGCAAATCTCATCACACGGATGTTCCTaagaggggaggcaggaagagcgGTGGCTTGCTTTCAAAGAGAACCTCCATCGACCGGAGCCAGCATGACATCTTGCAGAGGATTTATTCCAAAAGAAGGAGCGGAGCTTCTGAAGCCAATTTAGTCG TGGCGAAGTCGTGGGCGGACGTAGTGAAACTCGGGGCCAAACAGACCCAGGCTAAAGCGGTCAAACACGGCCCCCAGCGACAGCCGAGCAAAAGGCCAAGAAAAGCGAACACTCCGAAG acgCCTGTTAGCGGCGTTCACAGTGAGTTTAGTACAGGCCATGCCAACTCTCCTTGTACCATAATAATAGGGAAAGCTCACCTTGAAAAAGTAAATGTGCCTGCCCGGCCCTACAGAATGCTCAACAACTTTGTCATCAACAAGAAGATGGACTTCAATGAAGATCTGTCAG GGTTAACTGAAATGTTCCAGACTCCAGCAGCGAAAGTGAAGCCACAGACGATGAGCCTGCGTCCCAGCGCTTTCTCAGATTCAGAGGACGTTGTCAGAAAAGAGTTTCAAGTACCTGACTCGGGAGAAAACCCTCTGCTATGCACGTCAGAAACTTTTG GAGAGAATGTATTCCCCGTGACTCAGAATGGACCACAAGAGCCGTCTGATAAAAGCCTCGCGAGCCCTGTCCTCAGACGTCAGAGTGTCAGAGTAAATGTGAACATTGAGAAAACTCCGGGATCGGGGGCTCCGAAGGCCACGTCAGGCGCCAACAGGCTTCGAAGGTCCGTGGGGCCCAGAAGTATACAGATGCCAGGAGCAGGGCGCAAGGACGAAGAAGCCAAGATGGACACCGTGGAGAATGTTCCGGGACGACTTCTGAGGAAGACCCCGCAACGAGAACAGAAACTGGAGGGAGCAGCGAAGGAACAGGAGAGCTATTTTGAAGCGAGTGAGAACGATACCGAGCCAAAGGAAAATTCTGAAGAGGTGGTCGCAGTGAGGAGATCGAGAAGATATTCAGAGCAAAACCAGGAACCAGCTGCAGACCTGACCCCCCTCAAGACATGGCAAGACACAGAACCCAAGGAAGACCTGGGAGGCATCCAAGGTCTCCTCCGCACGCCCATTCGTGTGCAGGAACCAAAGGAGGCTGAGAATAAAACCGCAGAAAAGCGCCAGAAATCTTCAAAGTTGGAACTAGCTGGCACGCCAGCCGCAATGAGCATACAGCTTGAGACCCCTCCGCAGAAAGTGGACCTGGAGGAAGAGCCCCTGGCTCTTGGGAAGCCCATCCAGATGCCAGGAGGAAGCACACACTCACACGGAGAACCTGCAGGTGGTGATAGAAACAGCAGATTGTTTAATAGAACTCCAGAGCAGAAGCTGAGCCCTGCGGAAAAACTACCTGGAAGCAAGAGGCGGCCAAGAACACCCAAGAAAAAGAATCATTCTCTAGAAGACCTGGCTGGACTCAGAGAGCTCTTTCAAACCCCAAGCCACACAGATAAACCAATGACTGGTCACCAAACCACCAAAGCACCCTGCAAATCTCCGCTACCAGGACCAGGCAACACGCCAGCGAGTCAAAAGAGGCGGCTCGAGACCCCTCCCCAGAAAGTGGGCCTGGAGGAAGAGCCCTCTGCTCTCAGGAAGCCCACCCAGACGCCAGGGGAAAGCACAAACTCACACAGAGAACCTGGAGGTGATGATGAAGACATCAACTTGTTTAACAAAACTCCAGGGCAGAAACCAAATCCTGCAGTAACTGGAAGCAAGAAGCGGCCAAGAACACCCAAAAAGAAGGCCCATTCTCTAGAAGATCTGGCTGGACTCAGAGAGCTCTTTCAGACCCCAAACCAGACAGATAAACCAATGGCTGATGACCCAACTACCAAAGCACCCTGCAAATCTCCCCTAGCAGAGCTAGTCAACACACCCGCAAGTCGCAGGAGACTGTGCAAGACCCCTGCGCAGAAAGTGGACCTGGAGAAAGAAGCCTCGGCTCTCCAGAAGTCCACCCAGATGCCAGGGGAAAGCCCACACAAACAGAGAGAGCCAGTAGGTGGTGATGAATACATCGGATTGTTCAAGGAAACCCCAAAGCAGGAACTGGACCCTGCAGAAAATGTAGCTGGAAGAAAGAGGCAGTCAAGAACACCCAAGAAAAAGGTCCAGTCCCTAGAAGACCTGGTTGGCCTCAAAGAGCTTTTCCAGACCCCAGAGCACACTCCAGACCCTGTGACTGTTGACCAAACCACCAGAGTTCCCTGCAAATCTCCACGAGCAGAACCAGTCAACACGCCAGCAAGTAGAAATAGGCGGCTCAAGACCCCTCAGAAAGTGGACCTGGAGGAAGAGCCCTCTGCTCTCAGGAAGTCCACCCAGATGTCAGGGGGAAGCCCACACAAACACAGAGAGCCAGTAGGTGGTGATGAAGACATCGGATTGTTCAAGGAAACCCCAAAGCAGGAACTGGACCCTGCAGAAAATGTAGCTGGAAGCAAGAGGCGGCCAAGAACACCCAAGAAAAAGGCCCATTCTCTAGAAGACCTGGATGGACTTAGAGGGCTCTTCCAAACACCAGACCACACGGATAAACCAATGACTGGTGACCAAACTACCAAAGCACCCTGCAAATCTCTGCTAGCAGGACCAGGCAACACGCCAGCAAGTCAAAAGAGGTGGCTCGAGACCCCTCCACAGAAAGTGGGCCTGGAGGAAAAGCCCTCTTCTCTCAGGAAACCCACCCAGATGCCAGGGGAAAGCACAAACTCACACAGAGAACCTGGAGGTGATGATGAAGACATCAACTTGTTTAACAAAACTCCAGGGCAGAAACCAAATCCTGCAGTAACTAAAAGCAAGAGGTGGCCAAGAACACCCAAGAAAAAGGCCCATTCTCTAGAAGATCTGGCTGGACCCAGAGAGCTCTTTCAGACCCCAAACCAGACAGATAAACCAATGGCTGATGACCCAACTACCAAAGCACCCTGCAAATCTCCCCTAGCAGAGCTAGTCAACACACCCGCAAGTCGCAGGAGACTGTGCAAGACCCCTGCGCAGAAAGTGGACCTGGAGGAAGAAGCCTCGGCTCTCCAGAAGTCCACCCAGATGCCAGGGGGAAGCCCACACAAACAGAGAGAGCCAGTAGGCAGTGATGAATACATCGGATTGTTCAAGGAAACCCCAAAGCAGGAACTGGACCCTGCAGAAAATGTAGCTGGAAGCAAGAGGCGGCCAAGAACACCCAAGAAAAAGGTCCAGTCCCTAGAAGACCTGGTTGGCCTCAAAGAGCTTTTCCAAACACCAAGCCACACAGATAAGCCAATGGCTGGTGACCAAACCACCAAAACACCCTGCCAATCTCCACTAGCAGGACCAG GCAACAAGCCAACCAATAGAAGGAGGCGGCTCAAGACCCCTCCCCAGAAAGTGGACCTGGAGGAAGAACCCTCAGCTCTCAGGAAGCCCATCCAGCTGCCAGGGGAAAGCCCACATGAACACGGAAAACCTGTAGGTGGTGATGCAGACATCGGATTGTTCAAGGACACCCCAAAGCCGAAACTGGAGCCTGTAAGAAATGTATCTAGAAGCAAGAGGCAGCCAAGAACACCCAAGAAAAAGATCCAGTCCTTAGAAGACCTGGCTGGTCTCAAAGAGCTTTTCCAGACCGCAGACCCAGTGACTGGTGACCGAACCACCAAAGCACCCTTCCAATCTCCACTTGCAGGACCAGGCAACAAGCCTACCAATAGCAGGAAGCGGCTCAAGACCCCTCCCCAGAAAGCTGATCTTAAGGAAGAGCCCTCAGCTCTCAGGAAGCCCATCCAGCTGCCAGGGGAAAGCCCACATGAACACGGAAAACCTGTAGGTGGTGATGCAGACATCGGATTGTTCAAGGACACCCCAAAGCCGAAACTGGAGCCTGTAAGAAATGTATCTAGAAGCAAGAGGCAGCCAAGAACACCCAAGAAAAAGATCCAGTCCTTAGAAGACCTGGCTGGTCTCAAAGAGCTTTTCCAGACCGCAGACCCAGTGACTGGTGACCGAACCACCAAAGCACCCTTCCAATCTCCGCTTGCAGGACCAGGCAACAAGCCTACCAATAGCAGGAGGCGGCTCAAGACCCCTCCCCAGAAAGCTGATCTTAAGGAAGAGCCCTCAGCTCTCAGGAAGCCCACCCAAACGCCAGAGGAAAGCACTCACTCGCTCAGAGAATCAGGAGGTGATGATAAAGACGTTAAATTGTTTAATAGAACTGCAAAGCAGAAACTGGGCCCCACAGAAAACGTAACGGGCAGGAAAAATCGGCCAAGAGCGCCGAACCCCACCCAACCCCTGGAAGACCTGGCCAGTTTCAGAGAGTCCTCCCCGAGGCCGGATCACACCAAGCAACGGGGTGATGCTGGTAGCATCCAGGGAGCTCCAAAGCAAACACCAGACGGAGGGAAACCTGTGAAACCCCTCGCAAGAGTCCGTAGGGCCCCTCGAGGAAAGCCCGTGGAAGATCTGGCGGGCCACCGAGACCCTGTAAAATCTCGGAGTGAAAGCAGCGTTTCCCCGTCCCCAAAGAGAAAACGAGGAAACGAGGGAGGTGGCCCAGGAACAAAGAGGCTGCGCTCTGTGACACCTGCCCAGGCCACTGCCGAAGAGAAGCCTCCCGTGAAGAAAAGAAGGGGGGCCCCCAGAGAAGGACGTGACCCCCCTGAGCCCCTGACCGCGAAGAGAAAGCTAAGGATTGTAGCGGAAAGGATGGAAGTCCCAGGGGACCTGACCAGCGGCAAGAGGGAAAGCAGGACAGAGGGGCGAGAAGTAGGGAGGACGACGGCCTCTCCACAACAG